The Drosophila simulans strain w501 chromosome 3R, Prin_Dsim_3.1, whole genome shotgun sequence genome contains the following window.
GTTCTGAACTTCTATCCGAAATAGGGGATGAGCGCCTGAATCTGGACTTGCAACGCTACAAAAGCTTGGAAAATCGTCGAGCAATCTTCCCAGATGATGACCGCTGTCCCAAGCAGAAACCCTCATTTATTCAGCTTAAAAAGCTCACCGAGGAGTACTCTAATATCATCGACTCGGTGGCCAAGAAGGTCAAAGAAATGGAACCGCCCTCGAGCTCGATGGTTCCTACAGAGCCACCTTCCGATGCGAATGTCATAACTCCTTTTTACACACCGAGGTCTCTCAGTCTTGCTCCCGTGAAATCTGGCATCCCTGTTCCTCTTAGATCCGACTTAATACATGGCGTGAAACCTATACGGTTCTGTCCTGTCTGCTTGTGCTCGATGTCCTGGTTGCCAAAATATGCACCATGCCCTCAATGCAATACTAAAGCAGTTCCCATACTCCAAGGACATCCGATCAAGAATATTACGGCCGAAGAAATTGTGGCAGAACAACTGGTAAAACCAAAAGCTCCGCCCGGAGTCGAGGACTTTTGTGAGCCACCCTGCGAGAAGGTGCGCCGGAAGATCTATAACGATAACGAGTGCCCACCATGCCGTTGTACATGTTCTAAGGGTAGAACCTGCGCCCACTGCCGAATCCGCAAGATGTGCGATGACATTTTTACCGCTCAGAGTCCACCAAAACCTCCTCGTCGAACTCCAAAGCCCCGTTCAAGCGAGGATTTCTGTGTGGTCATGGAATCTGAGGGGGAAGATGATCTTCCCTACCTGGCGAAGGTATTTTCCGAGCTAAAGAATCTGTACCACATCCACGACACCAAAAAGCTTTCGGCTATTAAGGAACGCTGCGCATCTCAGTCCTTATTCACTATCCGCAGCAGGCGATCTATCAAGGAGCTGACGGAATCGCTATACCCAGGAGACAAAATTCTTGACGGGAGAAGCCATCAACCAAAGGCTGGCCACAAAAACTGCCTATCATCCTCAAGCATTGTGTCCCGTCGCCATGGTTGGAACTGGACTAAAAGCTGCGAGGCACGGAAGAATGGCTGGCGGCCAGGAGCCATCCTACGATCCTCCGGCCATGTGATGCGTCACTTCCTGATGCGAAGTAGGGATCCGAATATGTGCGGCAAGGTAACAGCTGACTACGAGGAACAGAAGCGATTTGGTCATCCAGTGCTCAACATTTCCAAGCGAAATGGTGAAATATTCGTGACCCTTCGTCCACTGCCCACTTTGGGTAAGAAACAGAAACCCATAACCTTCCGGATCGTGAAGAGCGATATGGCGGTGGCACTGCGCCAGATCAAGCGCGCTCTAAAGGATCAGGGCTTCGAGAAGTGCACGTGCCACCAGTCCCTGATGATGTGCACCTGTCGCGATGTCTTGGATAAGTTTCACCTGAACAAGGCCCTCAAGAAAGAGTGCCAGAAGCGTTTTATAGAGCCGTGTCCCGACCACTTAGTGCTTACCGACACGAGTGTGAGCGACTTGGAGTTCGATCTGGATGTGACTCCGCCGGCGGGAACTCGTAGACCGAAGCGGAAGGCCCTAAGAAACGTGGTGAATCATAGCACCCAGACTGGAAGAAAGGAGCCACCCGTTATACCGCCTCCATATCCAGTAGCCCACAATCCCTTCTATAGGGCCTACGATTGCGCAGCAGGAGATCGGTATATGGGCACAGCTTTCGGCGACAATATAGAGACCGTTTTCGAGGATGGAGTCTTTGGATACCGGGGTGGTGGCCAACATGGAAAAACCGTAGTCTGGAGACACCCGAAGGTGTGGGGCAAGAAGGCCCAGGCACCACTGCCGATTGGAACCGCTAGGAACGCCATGGATCCTTACCGGTACACGAAAACTGTTTGGAAAGAACTGCCGCGAAAgattatacaaaaaatgagaGCAAAATCAAGGaaataattgtattattttattaaaagtcAAAATGGTATAAGCGTGTTTTATTTCTCTTAAGCAACAATGGCAGTCGTTTTGAATTTTAAGAATTAGTATGTTATATGTAcaattttatgtattttgtaATAACAAGGTAGCAAATTTTTGTGAGTGTTAATGTGACGCAATCCAActtgttttcaaaatattgcTGAAAGTCTATTAATACGAGCGTacgaatttgattaaatatgctaattataTAGCTCaattaaaatagaaattataAACTGGTCCCAATCAACTGCAAACGGTAGTATAAAAGCACCATGCATTCATTAAAGTTACCAAAATGAAGGTGAAGATCTGCGCACTgttcttctttttgctctccaTCCTGGCTGCCATCCAGGCCAACAGTTCTCCGGAGACCAGTGCAATCACTGACGAGAACCTGAAGAAGGCTGCAggataatttataatttgatgAAAGCTACTTGAATACTGGAATACAATCGATGTTGAATAAATATTCTATTTAGCAGCacaatttgttgtatttatttgtatgccATTGCAGAGTGTATAATGATTTCAGCATAGGTTTGcagttataaatttatataaagttataaatttaCCTAGATTGCTTTGGATCATTAATCGTTGTACACCAGTTTTCTGACCAAATATAATTTCggatttaatttcattaaaaccGGTCTTTATCATATAGCTTTCATGGAAACCGACGAAACATTATTGTCTTTAGGCACAAAAATATCTccgtttttaaattatatacattattatatattttatatattatatccattttctaattttttcaTCCTAAGACAGTATAGGAAAATATTCTATTTctaaagaaatgaaattaaagttaTGGTTATGATAGTTACTAAACATGATAGAATGATTTATCGTTTTTAAGAAATAGATTCCATTTAACGTTGACTCTTCTGTCATACTGTACTAAAATTTACgattaaagttattaaattaagcattAGCAGTTACTTGAAAGTTGTGTTCCCAGGACATTACAGTATGCTGGATATTGTGCAAGAACCAGTACAACAGTATGGAAATCGGAGCCACCAGGCGGAGTGTATTCCCCTGGGAAGATATCCAGCTTACGGATCGGAACAGAATGATCCAGACAAGGGCCTGGGATTCTGCAGCTCCAGCATTCGGCGGGGATTCATACGGAAGGTGTACCTAATCCTGTTGGCGCAACTGATCACTTCCCTGGTGGTTATAGTTTCTCTTACTGCTGATAACCGGGTGCGTTTGATGGTGGCAGACAGCACCTGGATATTTTTGGTGGCCATCCTAATAGTGGTCTTCTCACTGGTGGCTCTAGGCTGCAATGAGGATCTGCGTCGTCAGACCCCAGCTAACTTCATCTTTCTATCTGCCTTCACCATAGCCGAGTCCTTTTtactgggcgtggcagcctGCCGATATGCCCCAATGGAGATTTTCATGGCCGTGCTAATCACGGCGTCAGTTTGCCTTGGACTCACCCTGTTTGCCCTGCAGACGCGTTACGACTTTACCGTCATGGGTGGCCTCCTGGTTAGCTGCCTGATAATACTGCTCTTCTTTGGAATCGTGACCATCTTCGTGGGCGGACATATGGTCACCACCATATATGCCTCATTGAGCGCTCTGCTCTTCTCCGTTTATTTGGTTTACGATACACAATTGATGATGGGAGGCAAGCATAGGTACTCCATTAGTCCCGAGGAGTACATATTCGCCGCCCTAAATATTTACATGGATGTGATGAACATATTCCTGgacattttgcaattaatcgGAGGATCCGATTAGTTGCATGAAATCCCACAAATACACAGATTATTTTACACATCCAATTCGACGACGAgcattaataaaacaaattctaCAGAAAACCTATTTTACATTTACTTAAAAGCCTAAATATAGGCTTCAAAACttggatattttttatacaaaaaacagttgccataaataatatgATTAAACTTGTTTGCACAAACAAATGCAGAAATAACAAGAGTGACCGGTATTCAATGATCGCACCTGTTCATAATCGCTAATTAACGGGCAACCTATATCtagaaatacattttgtataatttagtGTTTCGTGAcccaaaaaataatgaaaaaaatgataaaaaaaaagataacgatatatatatacgatatTAGGTATATAAGATCTTCCAGCACCTCAAAGTGTATCAAATTTTGAAACGATGAAGTTCTTTGCTCTGTGTGCTTTCCTCCTCATTGCCCTGGCTACCGTCCAGGCAACTCCCGCTGAGCTTGGCCATCTTCCTGTAGTACACGGACCTGTGGGACACGGTGGACCTGTTGGACACGGTGGACCTGTAGGACACGGTGGACCTGTAGGACACGGTCCAGTTGTAGGCCATGGTCCAGTTGTAGGACATGGTGTTCATGGTCATTCTGGCTAAAAACTTATCTGAATCCTTCAAGGAGCCCAATGCAGACCTCGATGGAAAGAAACGAAGTGTTTGTTCAACACCTTCAGTGCAGCATATCCTAATAAAATATTCGATTTTTCGAAAACCTATTGTGATTTTAAGATTTGGGGAAACAACAGAAAACAAGTTCAGCATTTAGAGGGCTCGCCGCAGACTTTGGGTTGTTCAGAAAGCAAATAAGCAAATGGAATCGAATAACTGGAAGTACTCATTATGAATTCCAAAAGTAAACGAAACATGCCTTGATCTCTGTCATAAGTGTTTGGTAgtcattttgcatttgaaactGGTCAGAGTTGGGCTTGTTTTTATATTCAGAACACTGTGTCGCCTGTCCACCTCAGTTTTATTGTAAAGTTTAGTGTAGTAAGTCGTAAAATACTATTTCAAAAATCTAAAGTAAAAAAATTCATTATAATTGGAACTTTAATGACTCAGACTAGTTCCTCCATAAAAGAAAGTCCAGACAGACAGTAGAAATTTAAGATATCGAAATGGGACCCAAAAAGAAGTCCGTAGCTGTAGCTATTGCAGACCCTAAACCAGAAGATCAACCACCTGAAAAGAAGGAGAAGCCAAAGAAAGAGCCCCTCCCCGTCTTCGTATTCGATGTTATAGTCAACCATTTGGAGGCCGCAAATACGGAGTTCACCAATCCATCGAAGCTAGAAGTCACAGCAAACTTCTTCAAAACTCCACTTATTCTCACCAATAGTCAGATAAATGTTAGCGATTTCAAGGCTAACGCCGGTCTCTCCCTTCAAAAGGACCCAAAGGAAATTCGTAAGATGGTTAACGATTGTGGGATATCCTTCAGCGTGGTGTACAGCAAGAAGGTGATTGGCTCTGGACAGGCATCGTTCCCCCCCAGCGTAGTGGACTCCATCGAAAAGGACATGACCGATATCCTTCACTCGGACGTCATTGACTTGGCTGCCGGCGGCGAGGTGACCGGCAAGCTGGAGTTCTCTTGCCGGTTGGTCGTCATGTGCATTGCTGAGTAAGTAATTCGAAATATTCACTTGCATACATGTTTTTTGCTAAGTATTCCacttaattttatatttgcttaCCCTTTCAGTGAGCCTGAGCTCGAGTGCGCCCGTAACATGGACAGGAGCATCAATGCACAGGATATTATGTTCGTAATGGGTGAATCGCAGGTGTGTCCTAGTGCCTGTGAACCCTGTCAAAATGATTTGGAGCCGGAGGAAGGCGACGAGCGGCTCAGACTGGACCTGGATCGATATCGCAGCCAGGGTGGTGGTATAAAGCCATACAATATGATGACGGACAACGCATCTGGGATACCAGCGTGTTGCGAACTTAAGgttactaaaaatatatatttttttattttctacattcAATTCGAATGATTTGTTTACAGAAAATGGCAATCGAGTACGAGCGGATGATCGATTCCATTACCAAACAGACCGGCATGCCGCCTCCCAAGCCTCCATGTCGTAGTCCCGACGAGGCGAACAACTTTGGCATGAACCCCTGTTGGTGCCAGCCTGAACTTCCTCAATTTCTTGAGCTGCCCGAGAAACCGGACAAGCCATGCTTCGTTTACCTGCCCGCCACCCAAGATCACGAGCCGGACTTCTGCGAGAAGAACCTAATGCCGGTTCCCATTGCCGACTGCGATGGACAGAAGCCGGACATCAAGCCCATCCGCTTTTGTCCGGTCTGCCTGACGAACATGTCGTGGCTGCCAAAGTTTGCAGCGTGCCCGAAGTGTGGAATCAAACCCATGCCCGTGGTGGAGGATAGGCACAAGGAGAAGAAGGTGTCGGCCGACCAGATCCTGCTCGAGTACTTGGGCAAGGGACCATCCACCGTGGATGACTACTGCACGGATCCTTGTGAAAAGGCCAAGAAAGATAGAGCCGACGATGATGAGTGTCCACcatgccgctgcagctgcaagtTCGGCAAAATGTGTGCCCACTGTCGCATTCGAAAGATGTGCGCCGATATATTTAAGAGCGATCAGGTGGCTCCCAAGTGTCCAAAAGTGGAGCCGAAGGAATCGGAGGACTACTGTGTGGTAAACAAGAGCTCCGAGGACTGTCGACCCtatttggccaaagttttcTCCGAGTTGCGCGATCTCTACGATATCAAGGACACCAAGAAGTTATCCGAACTGGACGAGAACTGCGATCGAGCGGTGCCCAAAACAGAGAAGCCGGAGAAACAAGAATCCAAAAAGGAGAACCAAGCGCCCAAGAAACCACCTTATATACCACCTAACAACAAGGGTCATATTTCCGGCAGACACAAGCGATGTGTCCTTCAATCGGGATTTGTGTCGCGACGACATGGTTGGGCCTGGAGCAACAGCTGGGAGGCCAAAAAGCTGGGCTGGCGTCCGGGTGCCATCCGTAAGCCCATCAAGAAGCTGATGAAGTTCTTCCTGGAGCAACCTGCCAGAGAGAATGCGTTCGCCAAATGCAAGGATACGGAGACTTTGGAGCGGGAAAAGGAGCTTGCCTCACCGGTGTTGAATATATGCAAGAAGAACGGCGAGATCTTCATCACCCTGCGTCCTCTTGCTCCCTTGGGTATGCGGCAGAAACCCATCACTTTCCGGATTGTGAAAAGCGAAATGGCAGTAGCCCTGCGTGAGATCAAGAGAAAATTGAAGGACAAGGGATTCCGCAAGTGCACCTGTCACCAAACATTGATGATGTGCCGTTGCAGGGATCCCACCGAAAAGGTTCACCTGCAGAGGGCTTTGAACAGGGAGTGCCGACGCCATTGCATTCCACCAGCTGGCGACCATCTGGTGCTCACGGATACCAGCGAAAGCGACATGGAGTTTGACTTTGATGTCACTCCGCCAGCAGGAACGGAGCAACCATGCCAGCCGCCTTTGCCGGATACCGTTAACCATGGCACCCAGACATCCAAGAAAGACCAGATGCCACTACCTCCAAAGTATCCCATCCGAATTCCTCCCTATTACAGAGGCTTCGACTGCGCCGTGGGCGATCGCTACATGGGTACGGCATTCGGATGGCCGGGAGAAATGGTCTTCGAGGATGGCGTCTTTGGGATGATGGGTGGCGGACCACATGGCCCCAATCCAATGCCCTGCGGCAGACCTCGGGTGCCAGGAGCTTGGGGCGTTGGCGCAGGAGGGGATGGTGGAGGAATCGGAGGAGGCGGGGGTGCACGAGGAATCTTAGGTGGCGGAAGGTCAGCAAGAGGCGGAGGAGCTGGCGGCGGCCCGGGTGGCCTTGGAGGCCCCGGCGGACCTGGCGGTGGTGCCTGGAAGGGCTTTCCTAGCGCAGCCGTCGGAAAAGCCCAAGGCCaaggcaaaggaaaaggagaaaaatcCGAGCCTATACCAGTACGCTATCCGAAGAGATTCCTCAAGCCAGCCGAGGAGGCAGCCAAGGCCGCCAAGCAGGCGGAGAAGGACGCTGTGGATGCGAAGAAGAAGGGCATTAATATGATCAAGTATCTGCAGAAGAAGGGAACACTGGTCCGGCCCTGGAATCCGCAGGAGGGCAAGGACAAAAGACCTAGACCACCCAAAGGTGGCTTTGTCGGAGACGATGGTCTAAAGGATAGCGAAAGGAAGCGCAAAATGCTCCTGGCCGTACCACCAATACCAATCACTGAGATGCCCCGGCGAGGAAAAGCACCCAATCCCTGTGATCCCTATCGCATGGATATAATCTACTGAATGGTCTTCATTGTCTGCATTCATTCCAATATCgctaaaaatttaaatgtgatATGTCTCGCATACTTTTTATAGTACGACTAACCAGTTTTTATTTGAACGTTTTTCTTTTGCGCTGCCAATGGGTAAATGGCACTTCAATTTTAAGCcattcatttcgtttcatATACACAAAATTCATGTTTTCCGAGTGTTTTCCACAACGATGCTAAGATCATCTTTGTCTGCATGATTTTTTCCGTAAATAATGTGCCATTTAATATCGAAATGCAGGAGACGACGACACTCGCCTGCTAATGCTGTGAAAATCCGAATGGCATTATCAAATTTTATGTTATGGCATAAGATGCCATAAAGCCGTGCTCTCGTATATTATACATGAAATAtggcaatttcaattagtttttagTGCCGCCGACATACAGACACAGACTGGGGATTAGATTTTGTAAGCCCAACAGCTTGTTTGCGTTATTATAACAGCATTTCGGACTGCCATTCCCACTCGAAATGACATCGCAATCGGGTTGCGTTTGTGGAGTCGAGTGGAGCAGAGATTGAAAATGTTGTCTGTGCAGTTAATTAAATGGCAGGCACGCACAGGGGGGTTATGGGCAAATTTTTGGGGAGGGTGTGGCGATAGTACTCCATTGCGATTCCAGATTTGAGCCAAAgcccaccacacacacacacgcacacgaaaTAATAGTAAATTAATGGGAAATGCTAATATATGCTAAATACGTAAGCTGATTAGCAGGAAACTCAGCATATCCATACATCGGATGGAACAGACAAGCTTATATATTGAGCCAATAAGTAGCCATGTCAACCTATCTTAAATGCCCAAtggaattttgaaattattccaCATTTTACTATCTTATTTGTCTCAGTGCTTTTACTGACACCATTACTATATTTTCCCTCTGGGATACCGAATCTCTTGGCTGAAATATTCACCCGCCAACCCGAGGGATTCAAATTGAGCCAATTTATTAGGCCTTTCGCAAAGGTTTCAAATTTACACAAGGAGTACAcgaaaatttataattatacataCAAATTAGGCCAATTAAGTGGGGAAagcaaaaatgcgaaaaagtTCATTTTCAGCCTGAAATATTTTAGCACGTAAATTAGGCAAAGAAAAAGATATCTTACCTTGGCAAAAGGGAACAAATAATTGTAAGAGAAAGTGTAAGAAAgggttttaattgcattagcCTCAACTAGGGAATACTTGTGTATTAATGCATAATAAAACCTGGtttaaactaaaacaaaaaaactacGTAACAAAGAAAGCTTCACTATAAGTCAAAAATCTCTTGAGCGAAGGAAGCGCTTTATAATTTGGAGctaaaattcaacaaattcaACAAATTTAAGGTAGCCAGTTTAATTTGCAACAATGTTTCTTGGTAAACATAAAACCACATAAAAAGCCTAATAAATCACGGCACAAAATTCTGATTTGTCCCGGTTTTTAGCcatggaaatatttcatagGCCACTTAGCAGGTGGCGGGACcgcatttgtttttgccactgcAGATAGGCAGGAAAATATTCCGAAATTGTGACACTTCGGCAGCGAAATATGTGGGCGATGGGAGGATGGGTAGATGATTATAATATTCGCAATTATGTTTTGAGAGGGGCAGAGAGTCCTGCATAATTCAGTGGACCAGAAGGGTCGATATTTTCAGGGCAAACCCttgttgaatatttcatataatgGGATTTTTAATTCGACGCTTTAAAGTCAACATGGCGATGGAGCGCAAAGGTAAACGCATTTTGGCActccataaatcaaaaaattcaaGTGCCGCTCGGCTGGCGAACAGTTGATACCCTGGCCCCAGGGCCAAAATgcgcacaaatatttattca
Protein-coding sequences here:
- the LOC6728130 gene encoding uncharacterized protein LOC6728130, coding for MTESANFLFDLVITNLNLFGVTIDEPAKLLVETKVAGKSVKVTSSRINVDQFVSGREMELPMEASTLRQSLEEKGLTLAGIYQGSTVGKATANFPVDFLDKISPMMNDLVHEDTLDLVRRVDVVGRVSVLIRLTVKCEEHPEQKPLRQSLSRTSKLSVILPKKEKSGRVSCASQGPTFNPQDVMFLIGDPDPLLKIPSEPCSELLSEIGDERLNLDLQRYKSLENRRAIFPDDDRCPKQKPSFIQLKKLTEEYSNIIDSVAKKVKEMEPPSSSMVPTEPPSDANVITPFYTPRSLSLAPVKSGIPVPLRSDLIHGVKPIRFCPVCLCSMSWLPKYAPCPQCNTKAVPILQGHPIKNITAEEIVAEQLVKPKAPPGVEDFCEPPCEKVRRKIYNDNECPPCRCTCSKGRTCAHCRIRKMCDDIFTAQSPPKPPRRTPKPRSSEDFCVVMESEGEDDLPYLAKVFSELKNLYHIHDTKKLSAIKERCASQSLFTIRSRRSIKELTESLYPGDKILDGRSHQPKAGHKNCLSSSSIVSRRHGWNWTKSCEARKNGWRPGAILRSSGHVMRHFLMRSRDPNMCGKVTADYEEQKRFGHPVLNISKRNGEIFVTLRPLPTLGKKQKPITFRIVKSDMAVALRQIKRALKDQGFEKCTCHQSLMMCTCRDVLDKFHLNKALKKECQKRFIEPCPDHLVLTDTSVSDLEFDLDVTPPAGTRRPKRKALRNVVNHSTQTGRKEPPVIPPPYPVAHNPFYRAYDCAAGDRYMGTAFGDNIETVFEDGVFGYRGGGQHGKTVVWRHPKVWGKKAQAPLPIGTARNAMDPYRYTKTVWKELPRKIIQKMRAKSRK
- the LOC120284956 gene encoding uncharacterized protein LOC120284956; translated protein: MKVKICALFFFLLSILAAIQANSSPETSAITDENLKKAAG
- the LOC6728131 gene encoding protein lifeguard 1 encodes the protein MLDIVQEPVQQYGNRSHQAECIPLGRYPAYGSEQNDPDKGLGFCSSSIRRGFIRKVYLILLAQLITSLVVIVSLTADNRVRLMVADSTWIFLVAILIVVFSLVALGCNEDLRRQTPANFIFLSAFTIAESFLLGVAACRYAPMEIFMAVLITASVCLGLTLFALQTRYDFTVMGGLLVSCLIILLFFGIVTIFVGGHMVTTIYASLSALLFSVYLVYDTQLMMGGKHRYSISPEEYIFAALNIYMDVMNIFLDILQLIGGSD
- the LOC27208676 gene encoding proline, histidine and glycine-rich protein 1; amino-acid sequence: MKFFALCAFLLIALATVQATPAELGHLPVVHGPVGHGGPVGHGGPVGHGGPVGHGPVVGHGPVVGHGVHGHSG
- the LOC6728133 gene encoding uncharacterized protein LOC6728133 yields the protein MGPKKKSVAVAIADPKPEDQPPEKKEKPKKEPLPVFVFDVIVNHLEAANTEFTNPSKLEVTANFFKTPLILTNSQINVSDFKANAGLSLQKDPKEIRKMVNDCGISFSVVYSKKVIGSGQASFPPSVVDSIEKDMTDILHSDVIDLAAGGEVTGKLEFSCRLVVMCIADEPELECARNMDRSINAQDIMFVMGESQVCPSACEPCQNDLEPEEGDERLRLDLDRYRSQGGGIKPYNMMTDNASGIPACCELKKMAIEYERMIDSITKQTGMPPPKPPCRSPDEANNFGMNPCWCQPELPQFLELPEKPDKPCFVYLPATQDHEPDFCEKNLMPVPIADCDGQKPDIKPIRFCPVCLTNMSWLPKFAACPKCGIKPMPVVEDRHKEKKVSADQILLEYLGKGPSTVDDYCTDPCEKAKKDRADDDECPPCRCSCKFGKMCAHCRIRKMCADIFKSDQVAPKCPKVEPKESEDYCVVNKSSEDCRPYLAKVFSELRDLYDIKDTKKLSELDENCDRAVPKTEKPEKQESKKENQAPKKPPYIPPNNKGHISGRHKRCVLQSGFVSRRHGWAWSNSWEAKKLGWRPGAIRKPIKKLMKFFLEQPARENAFAKCKDTETLEREKELASPVLNICKKNGEIFITLRPLAPLGMRQKPITFRIVKSEMAVALREIKRKLKDKGFRKCTCHQTLMMCRCRDPTEKVHLQRALNRECRRHCIPPAGDHLVLTDTSESDMEFDFDVTPPAGTEQPCQPPLPDTVNHGTQTSKKDQMPLPPKYPIRIPPYYRGFDCAVGDRYMGTAFGWPGEMVFEDGVFGMMGGGPHGPNPMPCGRPRVPGAWGVGAGGDGGGIGGGGGARGILGGGRSARGGGAGGGPGGLGGPGGPGGGAWKGFPSAAVGKAQGQGKGKGEKSEPIPVRYPKRFLKPAEEAAKAAKQAEKDAVDAKKKGINMIKYLQKKGTLVRPWNPQEGKDKRPRPPKGGFVGDDGLKDSERKRKMLLAVPPIPITEMPRRGKAPNPCDPYRMDIIY